Genomic DNA from Candidatus Omnitrophota bacterium:
GCCTATTTGGCCTTGCTCCGCGTAGAGATTGCCGCGTTTCACTTCTTCCCGGCGTTGAGGCCGTCAGGCCTCCCGCCTGGGATTGTTCGTCACTGTGGCTCTGATCCTGCCCTTACGGACGACGGGTATTACCCGCTACGCTGCTCTATGGAGCTCGGACTTTCCTCCCCCGTTTCCGGGAGCGGCCATCCGGCTTGCCCAAATCCGTTATTCTAAAAGAGCGATTCCTGTCCTATTGCCTTGTTCGCCAGCTTATCCGCCCCTTTATTCCCGGAGCGGTCTATACGGTTTATTTCAATTTTCTTGAATCCGCCGAGAAGGTGGCCTACCTGCCTGTATAATATCTTGAGGTCACCGTCTTTTATCTTATATTCCTTCTTTAACTGCTTCGCGAGAAGCTCGGAGTCCGTATTAATTATAACCTCGTCGGCCCTCAAAATCAAGGCCTGCTGGAGGCCGTATATCAGCGCCATATATTCCGCGACGTTATTAGTAGTCTCGCCGATATATTCCGAGATATTACTTACCGTCTCGCCTTTATCATTGAGGATGATTACGCCCACGCCCGACGGCCCGGGGTTGCCGTGGCAAGCCCCGTCTGTGAATATGGTCAGCCGTTTACGCATCTGCCTCGTTCTCGATATAAAGGATCCGCGCGCAGCTCTCGCAGGTCACTATCTTGTCCTTCATCTTTATCTCGTTTATGACCTGGGGCGGAAGGTTCATGAAACAGCCCTGGCACGAATTTCCCTTGACCGCGGCCAGCGCGACGCCGTCCCTGCCGGAGAGGACCTTCTCATAATGGGCGAGGACCTTCTTTTCGGCCAGCGCGGTTATATCCTTGCGCTGCGTCTCGAGGGCAGTGATCTCGCCGTCGAGCGAGGAGATCTCCCCCTCAATCGTCTTCTTGTCCTCGTTCAGGTGTTTCTCGGCGTCGGCGAAAAGCGCTTTTTCTTTCGCGAGGTCCTTGTTCAGGTTCTCCGCCTCTTCCATCAATACCAGTATCTCGTCCTCGACCCGCGAGTTGTCGGCCTTCTGCCCTTCGATCTCATGCTGCATCGTCTGGTATTCTTTGTTGGTCTTTAGCTGGTAGAGCTGGGCCTGCAGCTTCTTGATGCCGTCTTCCTTCGACTGGAGATCGAGCTCGCGCTGCTTGCGTTTCACCTGGTTGGCCTTTATCTTCTCCTCGATCGCCTTTACCGCGGCCTGCTCCTCGTTGCGGCGGACCTCAAGGTCCTGTATCAATTTCGGCTTGGCCTGCCTGTCCCTGCGCAGGCTGTAGAGCCTGCTGTCGAGGGCCTGCAATTTGATAAGATGGACGAGCTGTTCTTCGACGTTTACCTTCTGCATACGGCCTTTCTGCGTTCGGTAAAGTGGCTATGGTGGGCGATAAAGGATTCGAACCTTTGACCTCCACAATGTGAATGTGGCGCTCTAACCAACTGAGCCAATCGCCCGTCTTTAGCTCACTGGTGAAAATGGTGGGCCCAATAGGACTTGAACCTATGACCCGCTGATTATGAGTCAGCTGCTCTAACCAACTGAGCTATGGGCCCGGTAGATTCACGAAAAGCGAATAACTATGATACTATTTTGGGGGGCTTTTAGCAAGCCCTAAATACGGCCTTAAAACGGCGCGACCCTTATCGCCCTTACAGGGCGGACCGGGCATTTGTTCTGGCATGCCCCGCATCCTACGCAAAGGTTCCCGTCGACAAGCGGCCTTAACACTTCGACGCCGTTTATGGTCTCCCTCTTTAATTTTATGGCCTTTTCGGCCACCGGGCAATGCTCCTCGCAGACGACGCATTGTTTGTTCCCGGCCCAGGCGATGCATATCGAACGGTCGACCGCCGCGAGCCCTAACCGCGTCTCATGCTTTACGTCCAATGAGACGCCGCGTATGGCCCCGGTCGGGCAGGTCCTGCCGCAGAGCGTGCAATTGTATTTGCAATATCCTATCTCAGGGACGAGCTGCGGCGTCCAGACGCCCTCTACGCCCGACTGGAATGAGACCGGTTGGAGCCCGTTCGTCGGGCAGACCTTCATGCAGTTGCCGCACCTCACACAGCGGTCTATGAATTCGCTCTCTTCCAGCGCGGCAGGCGGCCTTATCACTTTCCTCTCTCTCCCGGAACGCAGCATGTCGAACTTAAAACCCAAAGAAGAGACGGCCAATGACGACAGGAGCAGGAAATCCCGCCTGGTTATCCCCTCTTTTTCCGCCGGCCCGGCTTCGGCCCCGCCGGCATTAATTTTGGCCGGCTTGCCCTGAGCGAAGCCGAAGGGCCATTCGAAGCGGGTGATATTAGCGGGGCAATCGTAGAGGCAATCCATGCAAAGGACGCACTCGCCCTTCGAATAACCCGAATCGTCCCTTATTGCGCCCATCCGGCAGATGCTTTTGCATTTTTTGCAGTTCTTGCATTCTTTGACCGTCCGCCCCAAGAGGGCCGCTTTCGCGGTAAGCGCGTATATGGCCCCGAGGGGGCAAAGCGACCTGCACCACAAGCGCGGGATAAAAAGCGCGAGCCCGCATATTACGGCGAAATACATAAAAATGGGAAAAGAGTGCGAGAAGAAATGCGGGTTTACACCCGGCGTGACGATGGGGATGAGGTTAAGCGAGACGAACCTCGCGAATATGACCAGCGGGTCGAATACCCATGCCAGTTGAAGACCCACCGCCGCGGATACCGCTATCGCGGCAAGGATAAAGAATTTTGGTTTTCGGGCTTTCGCGTTGACCGTATCTTTCTCTTCTCTTTTCAAATAGCCTTTTCTGCGTAGCCAACCAACGAGGTCTATCGTCGAGCCCAGCGGGCACATCCATCCGCAGAAAAACCTCCCGAATATCAGGGTGAGCGCGAGCATCGCGACGGCAAAGATCGTCCCGGCTAACAAGACCCTTTCGCTCAGCGAGATGAAGAACATGATGAGCGGGTCCACCTTAAATGGAAGATGGGATAATGACGGTTTGCTAAGGGAATACGTTATTGGTAAAAAAATATAAATAAAGAAGGAAAGTGAAAAAAATTGAACTATTTTCCTTGCTATCACCCATCTTCTTGCCATATGCTTATGCCGTTTGACCTTGTTCCTGTTTAGGTTATCTTATGGCCTGTCTGGCATTCAGAATCCTGCATCCTCCGCCGCAATTATCATATTCCGCACAAACACGGCAATCCTGACATAAATCATTATTCCGGAAGGAACTGGCTTTTTTATGTTCGGCTAATTCGGAAAAACCGGTTTTGAAAAGATTCCCCAGGATCTCAGGATTCTGCTCGCAAGTCCTTAGATTCCCTAAGGGATCTATCACCCACTTGTTCTT
This window encodes:
- a CDS encoding ribonuclease HI family protein; amino-acid sequence: MRKRLTIFTDGACHGNPGPSGVGVIILNDKGETVSNISEYIGETTNNVAEYMALIYGLQQALILRADEVIINTDSELLAKQLKKEYKIKDGDLKILYRQVGHLLGGFKKIEINRIDRSGNKGADKLANKAIGQESLF
- a CDS encoding C4-type zinc ribbon domain-containing protein — encoded protein: MQKVNVEEQLVHLIKLQALDSRLYSLRRDRQAKPKLIQDLEVRRNEEQAAVKAIEEKIKANQVKRKQRELDLQSKEDGIKKLQAQLYQLKTNKEYQTMQHEIEGQKADNSRVEDEILVLMEEAENLNKDLAKEKALFADAEKHLNEDKKTIEGEISSLDGEITALETQRKDITALAEKKVLAHYEKVLSGRDGVALAAVKGNSCQGCFMNLPPQVINEIKMKDKIVTCESCARILYIENEADA
- a CDS encoding 4Fe-4S binding protein, with product MFFISLSERVLLAGTIFAVAMLALTLIFGRFFCGWMCPLGSTIDLVGWLRRKGYLKREEKDTVNAKARKPKFFILAAIAVSAAVGLQLAWVFDPLVIFARFVSLNLIPIVTPGVNPHFFSHSFPIFMYFAVICGLALFIPRLWCRSLCPLGAIYALTAKAALLGRTVKECKNCKKCKSICRMGAIRDDSGYSKGECVLCMDCLYDCPANITRFEWPFGFAQGKPAKINAGGAEAGPAEKEGITRRDFLLLSSLAVSSLGFKFDMLRSGRERKVIRPPAALEESEFIDRCVRCGNCMKVCPTNGLQPVSFQSGVEGVWTPQLVPEIGYCKYNCTLCGRTCPTGAIRGVSLDVKHETRLGLAAVDRSICIAWAGNKQCVVCEEHCPVAEKAIKLKRETINGVEVLRPLVDGNLCVGCGACQNKCPVRPVRAIRVAPF